From the Theobroma cacao cultivar B97-61/B2 chromosome 2, Criollo_cocoa_genome_V2, whole genome shotgun sequence genome, one window contains:
- the LOC108660701 gene encoding probable serine/threonine-protein kinase RLCKVII, producing the protein MVKRFRLLGGSETSGHAHSNKQMWGVLIIAIIAVLVGSSLFFFCRRKLSRRWSRKGGLKAEKLRLRRFQLEELEKATRNFSADCLLGSGAFGNVYKGIFEAEEVRLLSTVNHPNLIGLVGFCEEPGPKGAKVLVYEYVPHGSLLEYIMGKFPLVSCHKNXKHG; encoded by the exons ATGGTCAAGAGATTTCGGTTGCTAGGGGGTTCTGAAACATCTGGTCATGCTCATAGTAATAAGCAAATGTGGGGAGTTCTCATCATTGCCATCATAGCAGTCTTAGTGGGATCCTCGTTGTTCTTCTTTTGCAGAAGAAAGCTTAGCCGAAGATGGAGCCGTAAAG GAGGTCTGAAAGCTGAGAAATTAAGGTTGAGGCGTTTCCAGCTGGAGGAGCTGGAGAAGGCTACCAGGAATTTCAGTGCAGACTGTTTGTTGGGGTCTGGTGCGTTCGGGAATGTCTACAAAGGAATCTTTGAGGCTGAAG AAGTGAGGCTTCTTTCGACAGTCAATCATCCAAATCTCATAGGTTTGGTGGGGTTTTGTGAAGAACCTG gACCAAAAGGTGCAAAAGTATTGGTTTATGAATACGTACCACATGGTTCATTACTTGAGTACATCATGGGTAAGTTCCCACTTGTTTCATGTCACAAAAACANaaagcatgggtag